The Cataglyphis hispanica isolate Lineage 1 chromosome 5, ULB_Chis1_1.0, whole genome shotgun sequence genome has a segment encoding these proteins:
- the LOC126849900 gene encoding uncharacterized protein LOC126849900 isoform X1 encodes MTRAALVVILILFSISSVNFVDSLVQDNWGKILGTFNAIKQVKIPELLNQLCNQSQGSNANLRRDACYGCFYRASILPQGFSMLAAMSTCADDYLNNTNYGHCQAYLRNATSMPNTRSPMLIYCSFLECIRQVNKNSLLRECVDEAARMLPGFHGSYANYTSVQVAQLFVNATACVLAKTRCSFTNPVTGEIQDADIVNRLHLPSLNAILVNTDYDINIVQVPFRHGSVDACTKYRNVHQAIWPSVVC; translated from the exons ATGACGAGAGCGGCGTTGGTTGTGATTCTAATACTCTTCTCGATCTCTAGTGTGAATTTTGTCGATTCCCTGGTGCAGGACAACTGGGGAAAAATTCTGGGAACCTTTAACGCGATTAAACA AGTGAAAATACCTGAATTGCTGAATCAGTTGTGCAACCAGTCGCAAGGTTCTAACGCGAATTTGCGACGCGACGCTTGTTACGGTTGCTTCTATCGCGCGAGTATCTTACCACAGGGCTTCTCCATGCTGGCGGCCATGTCCACGTGCGCCGACGATTATCTCAACAACACCAATTACGGCCATTGTCAGGCTTATTTGCga AATGCGACCAGTATGCCTAATACGCGAAGTCCTATGTTAATATACTGCTCGTTCCTAGAATGCATTCGTCAAGTCAATAAGAACAGTTTG CTTAGGGAGTGCGTCGACGAGGCGGCAAGAATGTTGCCCGGCTTCCACGGTAGCTACGCGAATTACACGAGCGTGCAGGTCGCGCAATTGTTCGTGAACGCCACCGCCTGCGTACTGGCGAAGACCCGTTGCTCCTTCACGAATCCGGTGACCGGCGAGATTCAGGATGCCGACATCGTCAACAGGTTACACCTACCCTCGCTCAACGCCATCCTCGTCAACACCGACTACGATATCAACATCGTTCAGGTGCCTTTCCGTCACGGCAGCGTCGACGCGTGCACGAAGTACAGAAACGTCCACCAGGCGATTTGGCCCAGTGTCGTgtgttaa
- the LOC126849900 gene encoding uncharacterized protein LOC126849900 isoform X2 encodes MVAMTSMRKVKIPELLNQLCNQSQGSNANLRRDACYGCFYRASILPQGFSMLAAMSTCADDYLNNTNYGHCQAYLRNATSMPNTRSPMLIYCSFLECIRQVNKNSLLRECVDEAARMLPGFHGSYANYTSVQVAQLFVNATACVLAKTRCSFTNPVTGEIQDADIVNRLHLPSLNAILVNTDYDINIVQVPFRHGSVDACTKYRNVHQAIWPSVVC; translated from the exons AGTGAAAATACCTGAATTGCTGAATCAGTTGTGCAACCAGTCGCAAGGTTCTAACGCGAATTTGCGACGCGACGCTTGTTACGGTTGCTTCTATCGCGCGAGTATCTTACCACAGGGCTTCTCCATGCTGGCGGCCATGTCCACGTGCGCCGACGATTATCTCAACAACACCAATTACGGCCATTGTCAGGCTTATTTGCga AATGCGACCAGTATGCCTAATACGCGAAGTCCTATGTTAATATACTGCTCGTTCCTAGAATGCATTCGTCAAGTCAATAAGAACAGTTTG CTTAGGGAGTGCGTCGACGAGGCGGCAAGAATGTTGCCCGGCTTCCACGGTAGCTACGCGAATTACACGAGCGTGCAGGTCGCGCAATTGTTCGTGAACGCCACCGCCTGCGTACTGGCGAAGACCCGTTGCTCCTTCACGAATCCGGTGACCGGCGAGATTCAGGATGCCGACATCGTCAACAGGTTACACCTACCCTCGCTCAACGCCATCCTCGTCAACACCGACTACGATATCAACATCGTTCAGGTGCCTTTCCGTCACGGCAGCGTCGACGCGTGCACGAAGTACAGAAACGTCCACCAGGCGATTTGGCCCAGTGTCGTgtgttaa
- the LOC126849900 gene encoding uncharacterized protein LOC126849900 isoform X3, with protein MTRAALVVILILFSISSVNFVDSLVQDNWGKILGTFNAIKQVKIPELLNQLCNQSQGSNANLRRDACYGCFYRASILPQGFSMLAAMSTCADDYLNNTNYGHCQAYLRNATSMPNTRSPMLIYCSFLECIRQVNKNSLGIDIRGPTFRGVTRIKQSPFIFLKILARKTQNSVCIIRETTVGPKTSSIDPRGPRAISPYS; from the exons ATGACGAGAGCGGCGTTGGTTGTGATTCTAATACTCTTCTCGATCTCTAGTGTGAATTTTGTCGATTCCCTGGTGCAGGACAACTGGGGAAAAATTCTGGGAACCTTTAACGCGATTAAACA AGTGAAAATACCTGAATTGCTGAATCAGTTGTGCAACCAGTCGCAAGGTTCTAACGCGAATTTGCGACGCGACGCTTGTTACGGTTGCTTCTATCGCGCGAGTATCTTACCACAGGGCTTCTCCATGCTGGCGGCCATGTCCACGTGCGCCGACGATTATCTCAACAACACCAATTACGGCCATTGTCAGGCTTATTTGCga AATGCGACCAGTATGCCTAATACGCGAAGTCCTATGTTAATATACTGCTCGTTCCTAGAATGCATTCGTCAAGTCAATAAGAACAGTTTG ggTATAGACATCAGGGGACCAACGTTTCGAGGAGTAACACGAATCAAGCAAAGTccttttatattcttgaaaattctAGCACGGAAGACACAAAATAGCGTCTGTATAATTAGAGAGACTACTGTTGGCCCCAAAACAAGTTCTATAGATCCGCGGGGTCCTCGAGCAATCTCTCCATATTCTTGA